One genomic region from Cyanobacteria bacterium GSL.Bin1 encodes:
- a CDS encoding DUF2214 family protein: MWDSAIVAYIHYLSFGIVLASLIVERHTFKSELSVREGWVILIADGIYGTAATALLATGVLRLLYFGKGTEFYTHNPVFWAKIVVFFAVAPLSLYPTISYLLWLGKLRQNCPPKLTPFRTNLIKWMINVELVGFSSIPLLASMMARGIGLEWF, from the coding sequence ATGTGGGATAGCGCGATCGTTGCTTATATCCATTATTTGAGTTTTGGAATTGTTCTCGCTTCACTAATTGTCGAACGACACACCTTTAAATCAGAACTGAGTGTTCGGGAAGGATGGGTGATTCTGATTGCCGATGGAATTTATGGGACGGCTGCCACTGCCCTCCTTGCTACGGGGGTTTTACGCTTATTGTACTTTGGTAAAGGCACCGAATTTTATACGCACAATCCGGTATTTTGGGCAAAAATCGTCGTTTTTTTCGCTGTCGCTCCCCTTTCCCTATATCCGACGATTTCTTATTTGCTTTGGCTGGGGAAGCTACGGCAAAATTGTCCTCCGAAACTGACGCCTTTTCGGACCAACCTGATTAAGTGGATGATTAACGTTGAACTGGTGGGATTTAGCAGCATTCCCCTGTTAGCCTCGATGATGGCGCGCGGGATCGGTTTAGAGTGGTTTTAG
- a CDS encoding lipopolysaccharide heptosyltransferase family protein: MRILTLVPGGIGDQILFFPTLADLKNAYPQSQIDVLVEPRAKSAYRVCSHVHDVLVFDYKNRNSLADYLNLLGIIRDREYEVALTLGRRWTVGFLLWLNGIPVRVGYESAGKVFLSHTVPLKTEQYAAQMYHDLLQGLKISTPCPPLKINVPKSDIQWAEQEQQRLDIKDGNYVVIHGGSSQLAQDKGIDKIYPVTKWQQIIADLQNKQPNLPIVLVKGPEDEMWVEQLLQVNPNLKVTSPPDIGKLSAMIAGGSLMLCTDSAPMHLAVAVGTYTIALFGPTDPKKLLPPGNSSCIGIKSPTGAIADIEVNSVLEKIWRG; encoded by the coding sequence ATGCGTATTCTAACTCTTGTCCCCGGAGGAATTGGGGATCAAATCTTATTTTTCCCGACCCTCGCTGACTTGAAAAACGCCTATCCTCAATCCCAAATTGATGTTTTAGTGGAACCCCGCGCTAAATCCGCTTATCGGGTGTGTTCTCATGTCCATGACGTGTTGGTTTTTGATTACAAAAATCGGAATAGTTTAGCGGATTATTTGAATCTGTTAGGGATTATTCGCGATCGCGAGTATGAAGTTGCCCTCACCTTGGGTCGTCGCTGGACAGTGGGCTTTTTACTGTGGTTAAATGGCATTCCGGTGCGAGTCGGTTATGAAAGTGCTGGAAAAGTGTTTTTATCCCATACGGTTCCGCTGAAAACCGAACAATATGCTGCTCAGATGTACCATGACTTGCTACAAGGGTTAAAGATTAGTACTCCTTGTCCCCCCCTCAAAATTAATGTTCCCAAAAGTGACATTCAGTGGGCGGAACAGGAACAGCAACGTCTGGACATTAAAGATGGCAACTATGTTGTGATTCATGGTGGATCCAGTCAACTGGCGCAAGACAAAGGCATTGATAAAATTTATCCGGTGACGAAGTGGCAGCAGATTATTGCCGATCTGCAAAATAAACAGCCGAATTTGCCCATTGTTTTGGTGAAAGGACCAGAAGATGAAATGTGGGTCGAACAACTCTTACAAGTGAACCCTAACTTAAAAGTGACCAGTCCGCCCGATATTGGCAAACTCTCAGCAATGATTGCAGGAGGGAGCTTAATGCTATGTACTGATAGTGCGCCCATGCACTTAGCGGTTGCTGTGGGCACTTATACCATTGCCCTTTTTGGTCCTACTGACCCGAAAAAATTATTGCCACCGGGCAATTCGTCCTGCATTGGGATAAAATCTCCTACAGGCGCGATCGCTGATATTGAAGTTAATTCTGTCCTTGAAAAAATTTGGCGTGGCTAA
- a CDS encoding HAD-IIIA family hydrolase — translation MAKPAVFLDRDGVLNQEAGYLHQVEDLHLIPGAAKAVRLLNDHQIFSCLISNQSGPARGYYSTDHVEALHERLEKLLAMEAGAALDALYYCPYLSPSAGGTNPEFTAWSTWRKPNTGMLVAAAWEYDLDLQASIVVGDKATDIDLAHNAGAKGVLVQTGYGKAVTQGTYQHSTVPNYTAENLLEAVRWILQWDDPMKRSD, via the coding sequence GTGGCTAAACCAGCAGTTTTTCTTGACCGTGATGGAGTTTTAAACCAAGAAGCCGGGTATCTCCATCAGGTCGAAGATTTACATCTTATCCCAGGCGCAGCAAAAGCAGTGCGTCTTCTCAATGACCATCAAATCTTCTCTTGTCTAATTTCTAATCAGTCCGGACCGGCTCGCGGTTACTACTCTACGGATCATGTGGAAGCGCTTCATGAACGCTTGGAGAAACTGCTGGCAATGGAAGCAGGAGCGGCTTTAGATGCCCTGTACTATTGTCCCTATTTGAGTCCTTCTGCAGGCGGGACCAATCCTGAATTTACTGCTTGGAGTACCTGGCGCAAACCGAATACAGGAATGCTGGTTGCTGCTGCTTGGGAATATGATTTAGATTTACAAGCCAGTATTGTGGTTGGAGACAAAGCAACCGATATTGACTTGGCTCACAATGCGGGGGCAAAAGGTGTCTTAGTCCAAACCGGTTATGGGAAAGCAGTTACCCAAGGTACCTACCAGCACTCGACTGTTCCTAATTACACGGCTGAAAATTTATTAGAGGCTGTACGCTGGATCCTTCAGTGGGATGACCCGATGAAGAGAAGCGACTGA
- a CDS encoding Nif11-like leader peptide family natural product precursor has protein sequence MSKENVLNFLSEAAKDEQLKEQLQASATQDEVVKVGQEAGYNFSSEHVEEALTELQKQPGFFGALAEAVLELFSPAHDDYPTIGVQPFSGDSYSNR, from the coding sequence ATGTCGAAAGAAAATGTACTGAATTTTTTGTCTGAAGCGGCTAAAGATGAGCAGCTTAAGGAACAATTACAAGCGAGTGCAACCCAAGATGAAGTGGTAAAAGTTGGCCAGGAAGCCGGCTATAACTTTTCCTCTGAGCATGTTGAGGAAGCATTAACGGAATTGCAAAAGCAGCCAGGATTTTTTGGCGCGCTAGCAGAAGCAGTGCTCGAGCTGTTTAGCCCTGCTCATGATGATTATCCAACCATTGGGGTACAACCCTTTAGTGGTGATTCCTATTCCAATCGATAA
- a CDS encoding pantothenate kinase, with the protein MQNPFDSHSDYNLALIIGNSRLHWGCFYQNQLLQTWHSPHLEQPVIGLPTHLFPADVAQLLSEPVSVYLVSVVAEQTKLWETYPHKIIITREEIPLCNTYATLGSDRALCAYGAGETYGYPVLVIDGGTALTYTAVGKQRDFLGGAILPGLRLQLQTLGQQTAALPEITVPDALPPLWASTTASAIASGIIHTLISGIDHYVTAWRKKQSDAVVVLTGGDAIRLHRYLQENDPALSQQIIVDQNLMFHGMAHFIPR; encoded by the coding sequence TTGCAAAATCCATTTGACTCCCACTCCGATTACAACTTAGCTCTCATTATTGGTAACTCTCGCTTACATTGGGGATGTTTTTACCAAAACCAACTCCTGCAAACTTGGCATAGCCCACATTTAGAACAACCAGTCATAGGTTTACCCACGCATTTATTCCCAGCTGACGTTGCTCAATTGCTTTCGGAACCAGTGTCCGTTTATTTAGTTTCTGTTGTCGCTGAGCAAACAAAACTCTGGGAGACGTATCCTCATAAAATCATTATTACTCGAGAGGAGATTCCTCTTTGTAATACCTATGCGACATTGGGCAGCGATCGCGCGCTTTGTGCTTATGGTGCAGGAGAAACCTACGGTTATCCCGTCTTAGTAATCGATGGGGGAACCGCTTTGACTTACACGGCAGTGGGGAAACAACGTGACTTTTTGGGGGGCGCTATTCTACCCGGCTTAAGGCTACAGCTACAAACCTTAGGACAACAGACAGCAGCCCTGCCTGAAATTACCGTACCGGATGCGTTACCGCCCTTATGGGCAAGTACTACCGCAAGCGCGATCGCGAGTGGCATCATTCATACTCTGATCAGTGGCATTGATCATTACGTCACTGCTTGGCGGAAAAAACAATCGGATGCAGTCGTCGTCTTAACGGGTGGAGATGCGATTCGGCTTCATCGTTATCTCCAAGAAAACGATCCTGCCCTTTCTCAACAGATAATTGTTGATCAAAACTTAATGTTTCACGGGATGGCTCACTTCATTCCACGCTAG